CATCCAGAGGAGCCAGACCTCCCTTGGCAGGGTCCCTCCATGCCATGGAAAGCCAGGGCACGCAGCCTGGTTTCTCAGCCCTGTCACATTCCCCCTGCTGTGACCACTCTCAGCTCATACCCAGCTGATCCGATCCTTGCCCCCTCTTCGCGACACATGGGTCACTTGGTGCCCTCGGCTCCGCAGCAGCTGGGTCAGGGCTCTGCCCACGAAGCCTGTCCCACCACCTGGTGAGAGAGCCAGACAGACAGACCGTCAGGGCTGTGTTCCTGTGCCATCacccctctgcagcacaggcgGCCCGTGCCTGGGGCTGCATCACGGCAGCCCCCATACCCGGGGGGGAAGCGGCGGCCTGGCTCCAACCCAGCGGGCAGCACCCACAACCCAGGCCCGCCTGGCCCTTCCCCAAAACTCCGTTCTGCTCAACACTCCCGCTCCCTCATGGGACCCGCTCCCTCACGGCCCTCGTTCCCTCAGGCCGCAGCTCCCTCACGCCCCACTCTCTCCGGCTCCCGCTCCCTCAGGGCCTCCGCTCCCTCACGGCCCCCGGTCCCTCACGGCCCCCGCTTCACACCTTCAGACCGCCGCTCTCTCAGGCCACCCTTCCCTCACGGGCCCCGTTCCCTCAGACCTCCGCTCCCTCACGGGCCCCGTTCTCTCTCTGTCCGCCGCTCCCTCACGCTCCCGCTCCCCCAGGCCCACACTCACCCACCACCACCCGCATTGTCGCGCCGCGCATGCGCCGAGCAGCGCCCCTCACGCGTGCGCCCCGCGCCGCGCACAGCGCCCCCCAGCGGCGCGGAGGCCCTTAAAGGGCCAGCGCATCCCAGCGCCGGGGCCGTGCCCGGGAATGGGCGGCGAACCGGGCTGGAAccgggctggggacacggggggagtcccagggctgaggggacactcagggaacGGCCCGGGGCTGAGGGAACACTCGGAGAACGGCCTGGGAGCAAGGGGACACTTGGGGAACGGAGCAGAgcggggctgaggggacacTCGGGGAACggcccagggctgaggggacacTCAGTGAACGGAGCAGAgcggggctgaggggacacTCGAGGATCTCCTGGGCCCCTGTGCCTGGCTcggagctgagcagggcagcaccCGGACACAGCAGCCCGGGGAATTGTCAGGGCACTTGATCAGTTCGCTAAAAGCGCAGGAGTGAACGCCCAGagaggctctggctgctccgtccctggcagtgcccagggccaggttggacagggcttgagcagcctgggacaagggaagatgtccctgccacggcaggggtGGGGCTGAGTGAGTTTTAGGGCTCCTTTCAACCCAAAACAGTCTgagattctatgattctgttatTCTATTAAGTGTTTTTAATATTGCTAGTAGAAAACAAAGAATGGTGCATTTGGGGCTGTTCTCATTGACCCTGAGCCTCCCTTCTCTCTGGCACCCACTTGCATGTCTCCTTGGGgtcatggaaaaataaattcattcaAGGATGTGATTCTGCCGCTGGGCTTGAAATGTCTCTTCTGAGATGCCATGAAACACACATTGGAGACACAGCCTCCCACCTGCAGGCGGCTGGAGCAGCCTTTGCTTCATGCAGAGTTGCCCGTGTTGTCAGCTCCTTTTAGCTGTGTCCTGTGAGGAACAGAGGGTGACAACAGCCTGTAGGCAAGATCTCTACACACTGGAGGCTCTTCTGGAGCAGGAACAAATGGCAGAGATATTTCCACCTACCTATCCAGCTtagtccatccatccatccatccatccatccatccatccatccatccatccatccatccatccatccatccatcatccatctatccatcatccatctatccatcatccatccatccatcatccatcatccatctatccatcatccatcatccatctatccatcatccatccatcatccatcatccatccatccatccatcatccatctatccatcatccatccatccatccatcatccatcatccatctatccatcatccatcatccatctatccatcatccatccatccatccatccatccatccatccatccatccatccatccatccatccatccctccatccatccatccatccatccatccatccatccatccatccatccatccatccatccatccatccatcctccttcccccagccccagtcTGACACTCACTCACAGAaccattaaggttggaaaagacctccaggatTGTTGTGTTTGACTGAACACCACCATGAGCTaaatcatggcaccaagtgccatgtccagtttCTTTTTGGGCACTTCCAGGAGTGGTGTCTCCCTTGCTTCACTAAGCAACCACAGCTCTCCTTATCCCTCTGGCCACCAGCTCTATGAAGGTGCCATGTCCTGTGGTTaggagaagaagaaatgggTTTTCTGCAAGGAGCCAGCCTGGAAATTTGAGATGTAAGAGTTATTTGCACAGGAAGGCACATCTCTGTGCTCCACTCTTCTCTGACTTAATTTAGCTGTGGATGTTCAGAGGGAGAATGCCTCCACCTGAACTGGCTGTGTGCCAGAAATAAGTGCCAGAATCTGAGTTTGTGTCCTATTTTTACATGTTCAGTACACTTAGGTGTGGCAGCAGATTCTTCTGCCAGAATCTGAGTTTGTGTCCTATTTTACATGTTCAGTACACTTGGGTACTCTTCAAATTGTCCAACCCATCGTGTTAATTATGGCTTTAAAATGCTGGTATCTTTTGAATGGCTATAAGAGGCCCCTAAATTATAGATCAGATGGATTGTAAATGTCTAATTATGGTTAAATGAAACCTCACTATCATCTGCTCTAGAAAAGGAATAAAGCTAGCCAgagaagaataagaaaaaaagagatactTTTGTTCACAGtaatgtaaaagaaaatgtcaaaattgTGTTTCACTGTGATCAGCCATTTAACAGATGTATGGTCTTGACTTACTTAATTGACCTTacttttaaattcttatttttattctggttttatgTGTAAGCACCAATGATTTAAGTGTAATAGATGTAAACgtatgaaataatttcatagaAATCAAACATATTGCCCGTTGAAGGATATCCTATCAGAAATTGTTTAGTTGAAATAACAATCAATAGAGTCTCATAGATTTGTTTATATATCCTGCTTTTACTGACCATCTAGAAACACAAAAGACTCTTGAAAGCAGGTCCTGATGTCCTTTGTCTTACATCCTGTCCTTTATTTTACATTCAGGTCCTGATGTCCTTTATTTTACAAATTGGACATCGTGCTCATTCTCGACTTCAGGAAAGGTGcttaaaaaacccttttcttttaaactgttttttcagAGCCCCTTTTACCTCCCTGTTTCGGAGGGTGTAAATGAAAGGGTTCAGCATGGGAATAACCACAGTGTAGAAGATGGAGATGATGTTGCTCTTGCTGGGTGAGaatgcagctccaggctgagcgTACATGAAGAACACTGTCCCAAAGAACAAGCAGATTGTCACCATGTGAGAAGAGCAGGTGGAGAAGGCCTTGTGCCTGCCTTCAGCTGAAGGCATTTGGATGATTGTGGCGATGATATAACCATAGGAGACAAAAAccaccagggcagtgcccaCAATTATTGGTCCACACACAGCCAGCATTACGAGCTCATTGACAAGGGTGTTGGAGCAGGAGGTGTGGATCACTGCAGCAACTTCACAGAAGAAgtgatttatttctctgtgcCCACAGAAGGACAGACTGAAGGTGAAGCCTGTCTGGATGGTGCAGTTGATGCAGCCTGACAGATAAGAGCCCACCACCATGAGCACACAAAGCCTCCTGCTCATGATGACCTGGTAGAGCAGTGGGTTGCAGACGGCAGTGAAGCGATCGTAAGCCATCACAGCCAGGAAAAAAGCTTCTGTTGTGccaaagagagagaagaagaacATTTGGGAAGCACAGCCAACGTAGGAAATGCTCCTTCTGCCCAGCAAGAatgccagtgctgccctgggagtGATGACAGAGGAATAACAGATGTCCAAGGTGGACAGGTTCTCCAGGAAGAAATACATTGGGCTGTGCAGGTTGGGGTCCATCCTGATGACGAGGATCATGCAGATGTTTCCCACCACAGTGACAAAGTACATTGTGGAGAAGAGAACTGAGAGAAGGACTTGGGATCCTGGGTGGGATTTGAACCCCACCAAAATGAACTCACCTATCCTGGTGTGGTTTTCCATCTTTGctttccaaaatgaaacaagGATGCAGTGGATTGCAGATAGTTTGCCTGGAGAAGCAATTGTATGAGAAGACAACAATATATGATATCATTATATATGATAtcaatatatatcaatatatatctCAATATGTGATATCAATACATATGATATCAATACATATGATAtcaatatatattatatcaatatatatCTCAATATGTGatatcaatatatatatatatgatatatgaaACATaagaaatataataaaattaatgctcattataaattatatgtattaattatagaaaataatataaaataacattttagtatttaaaatattaatataatgtaaataatatatatagCTATAATATTGTAAGAATTATTAATTAgatataattaattaaaataatatagaGGATATTAATATCAGCATTCATATtagtaataaatataaataacaaattcatatatcaatatttttataataattatGATTgatatataatgtaatatattttatatagtatataccataatatattaattatattctatttatattattataaaataattattaattaataaattaaatggGATATGGGAAAAAGTATAAAATTTATTGATATATCATATCTGCAGATTTTTGTCAACTATTACAGGGTAATTTGTAAGCTAATAATCCTATAATATTATCTTCAATATAAAGAAACATTCTGCATGCAGCTTATCCAacctattttaatttaataaactTTACAACCAACTAGGAACAGACATTTCATTCTACAGTTGAAGACCTATTTCAGATTtaactggcagaaaaaaaattcaccctAAGATTGCAACTAACCCACAAGATTATTCTCCCCTAAACaaaagaacaaggaaaaatGCTACTTCAGATGATGCAAAACAATTGAAAATATGAGacaagaaatgttttaatgtagataattgttttaaaaaattccaactctattattttctaaaaagcTGAGTGACAGaaatgatattttatttgctttgctgTCATTTCCATTAGATCCTTTTTCTTAACCAGCATGTACCTAATCTTTTAAAAGCATCgaattaatttttaacaatTTCTCCAGCTATCCCTCCATGGTCCTTGAAATGCAACCTCACCTCTAGGTACCCTCAGAAggtatttaatatatttaatccTTTGTTCTATTTAATCCTTTGTTCTTATTTACCCACGAGTCTtaggaaagggaaataaatttggagaaagatttttttttttgtgtaaccTTGCTCATCAAGTATTTTTGCTACTTTTCCTGGGGATTTTtgtgtgcagagagctcagtTTTAGGCAGTCAGGTCAAGTATCCAGTCAAAGCCTTTTCAAGCTTGTTGTCCACAACTTTCACAATCCCTAAAGCTTCCCATATTgtcaaaagagagaaatagatgcaTCCACATTGTGATTCTTCTAGTGCCTCTTCAAAACAGGGGAAAAACTGTCCCTGAGAAGTAGCTGTttttgataaaaaaattaataaagccaGCCAgaagagaataagaaaaaaagagatactTTTGTCCACAATAAtgtaaaagaaaacatcaaaatccTGCGTCATTATGGTCAGCCATTTAACAGATGTGTGGTCTTGGCTTATGTCATTgaccttatttttaaattcttatttttgttcTGGATTTATGTGCAAGTGTCAATGGTTTAAATGTAGTAGGTGTAAACTTatgaaatataatttcataGAAATCAAGCATATTGTCCATTGAAGGATATCCTACATCCTATCCAAAATTGTTGTGTTGAAATAACAATTACTACTGCttgaagaaaatgcttttttaaagagGGTAACAAACAGCTCAGCTAAGAATGAAGATGCTGGAGATACTTTTTAGCCAGtgagaaaggaagatttttGATTCACCTGAGAAGTCTCTGGATCTGTCTGCCCCTTGACTGATCAAACAGAAAGTGTAGAATGCAGACACATTAAAAACT
The DNA window shown above is from Molothrus aeneus isolate 106 chromosome 28, BPBGC_Maene_1.0, whole genome shotgun sequence and carries:
- the LOC136567166 gene encoding olfactory receptor 9S13-like; the encoded protein is MENHTRIGEFILVGFKSHPGSQVLLSVLFSTMYFVTVVGNICMILVIRMDPNLHSPMYFFLENLSTLDICYSSVITPRAALAFLLGRRSISYVGCASQMFFFSLFGTTEAFFLAVMAYDRFTAVCNPLLYQVIMSRRLCVLMVVGSYLSGCINCTIQTGFTFSLSFCGHREINHFFCEVAAVIHTSCSNTLVNELVMLAVCGPIIVGTALVVFVSYGYIIATIIQMPSAEGRHKAFSTCSSHMVTICLFFGTVFFMYAQPGAAFSPSKSNIISIFYTVVIPMLNPFIYTLRNREVKGALKKQFKRKGFFKHLS